One segment of Desmodus rotundus isolate HL8 chromosome 6, HLdesRot8A.1, whole genome shotgun sequence DNA contains the following:
- the KCNG1 gene encoding voltage-gated potassium channel regulatory subunit KCNG1, with protein MTLLPGDNSDYDYSALSCTSDASSHPAFFPQSQSLKGVFYRRAQRLRPQDDPRQGGPPDDRRRRIIINVGGIKYSLPWTTLEEFPMTRLGQLKACTNFDDILNVCDDYDVTCNEFFFDRNPGAFGTILTFLRAGKLRLLREMCALSFQEELLYWGIAEDNLDGCCKRRYLQKMEEFAEMVEREDEEDPLDSDSRDSEGPVEGEGRLGRCMRRLRDMVERPHSGLPGKVFACLSVLFVTVTAVNLSISTLPSLREEEEQGQCSQMCHNVFIVESVCVGWFSLEFLLRLIQAPSKFAFLRSPLTLIDLVAILPYYITLLVDGAASGRRKSGAGNSYLDKVGLVLRVLRALRILYVMRLARHSLGLQTLGLTARRCTREFGLLLLFLCVAIALFAPLLYVIENEMADSPEFTSIPACYWWAVITMTTVGYGDMVPRSTPGQVVALSSILSGILLMAFPVTSIFHTFSRSYLELKQEQERVMFRRAQFLIKTKSQLSGMSQDSDILFGSASSDTRDKN; from the exons ATGACCCTCCTACCGGGAGACAACTCTGATTACGACTACAGCGCCCTGAGCTGCACATCGGACGCCTCCTCCCACCCGGCCTTCTTCCCGCAGAGCCAGTCGCTCAAGGGCGTCTTCTACCGCAGGGCCCAGCGGCTTCGGCCCCAGGACGATCCCCGCCAGGGGGGCCCTCCCGACGACCGCCGGCGGCGCATCATTATCAATGTGGGCGGCATCAAGTACTCGCTGCCCTGGACCACACTGGAGGAGTTCCCGATGACACGGCTGGGCCAGCTGAAGGCCTGCACCAACTTCGACGACATCCTCAATGTGTGCGATGACTACGATGTCACCTGCAACGAGTTCTTCTTCGACCGCAACCCAGGGGCCTTCGGCACCATCCTCACCTTCCTGCGGGCGGGCAAGCTGCGGCTGCTGCGTGAGATGTGCGCCCTGTCCTTCCAGGAGGAGCTGCTGTACTGGGGCATCGCTGAGGACAACCTGGACGGCTGCTGCAAGCGCCGCTACCTGCAGAAGATGGAGGAATTCGCCGAGATGGTGGAGCGGGAGGACGAGGAAGACCCGCTGGACAGCGACAGCCGCGACAGCGAGGGCCCCGTGGAGGGCGAGGGCCGCTTGGGCCGCTGCATGCGGAGGCTGCGTGACATGGTGGAGAGGCCGCACTCGGGGCTGCCCGGCAAGGTGTTCGCCTGCCTGTCAGTGCTCTTTGTCACTGTCACCGCCGTCAACCTCTCCATCAGCACCTTGCCCAGcttgagggaggaggaggagcag ggccagTGCTCCCAGATGTGCCACAACGTCTTCATCGTGGAGTCGGTGTGTGTGGGCTGGTTCTCCCTTGAATTCCTCCTGCGGCTCATCCAGGCGCCCAGCAAGTTCGCCTTCCTGCGGAGCCCGCTGACCCTGATCGACCTGGTGGCCATCCTGCCCTACTACATCACCCTGCTGGTGGATGGCGCCGCCTCCGGCCGCCGCAAGTCAGGCGCGGGCAACAGCTACCTGGACAAGGTGGGGCTGGTGCTGCGGGTCCTGCGTGCGCTGCGCATCCTGTACGTCATGCGCCTGGCCCGCCACTCCCTGGGGCTGCAGACGCTGGGGCTCACGGCCCGCCGCTGCACCCGCGAGTTTGGGCTCCTGCTGCTCTTCCTGTGCGTGGCCATcgccctctttgcccccctcctgTATGTCATCGAGAATGAGATGGCCGACAGCCCTGAGTTCACCAGCATCCCCGCCTGCTACTGGTGGGCCGTCATCACCATGACAACTGTGGGCTATGGAGACATGGTACCCAGGAGCACGCCCGGCCAGGTGGTGGCCCTCAGCAGCATCCTTAGCGGCATCCTCCTCATGGCCTTCCCGGTGACCTCCATCTTCCACACCTTCTCCCGCTCCTACCTGGAGCTCAAGCAGGAGCAGGAGAGGGTGATGTTCCGAAGGGCCCAGTTCCTCATTAAAACCAAGTCGCAGCTGAGCGGCATGTCTCAGGACAGTGACATCTTGTTTGGAAGTGCCTCCTCAGACACCAGAGACAAGAACTGA